One window of Ziziphus jujuba cultivar Dongzao chromosome 5, ASM3175591v1 genomic DNA carries:
- the LOC112491976 gene encoding protein NETWORKED 2A → MLHRAASNAYSWWWASHVRTKQSKWLEENLQDMEEKVTITLKIVDDDGDSFAQRAEMYYRKRPELINFIEDSFRAYRALAERYDSLSRELQSANRTIATVFPERVQYAMADDEEENSSETSTSSGGPNKPTEGSPSDSKSTIPKVPKIPKKDFRSPSRLTSRKGYEPLKRMASSAKTAAIPISGLNKTEALQEIDKLQKGILALQTEKEFVKCMYEHGYQKYWDIENQITEMQKKVSSLQDEFGIGTIIEDNEARTLMAATAMKSCQETLVKLQEKQGQSEEETRVENRRINEAHEKFETIKDEFLSKHKRTEEFELLDGEISSKALEKHEHDCEMLRKTIMEQLEMNSSNSPITVTEMAEKIDELVNKVVILETSVSSQSSLVKRLRSETDELHAHIRSLEEEKETLMESSERMSKKLQELEEELRRVKILNRNVEDENNNLRTHFTEASCNLDHLSDKLQTVKQDEEVDEHRRLFQKVRAVPDHAKPDMESGEDKSKHASDDEYSVSKEVIKKEEEEKKDEESFGLMSEKSHEPIHNQEEEEEEEGKEELSEMVDNDVDGKQQELEEEKEEENQPNWRQMFLKGLEDREKILLEEYTSVLQDYKEVRKKLSEVENKNRDGIFELAMQVRDLKHHIATKDEEIKCLQHKANFQQASNPDESPSACSTEYKYANLEPQSAHSPYHHGSPSLNLDESIYQAGEHEKFTVSPPMKDQKITKKKRIPKSHTVSTIEERLRSNIDELLEENLEFWLRFSTSVHQIQKFQTSIDDLESEFSLLMNKRKEEGGTSSKQHSLQSDARPIYRHLREIKTELSLWLEHNAVLKDELEDRFSSLCNIQDEISRISDASSKLEKIELSDYQAAKFQGEVRNMKQENNKVVEELQVGLNRVKALKVQVEKTLSRMDVELGISPLKNSHPTMKQAANRVRIPLRSFLFGVKLKRQKPSIFSCVSPAVNKHSNLPASAIPPS, encoded by the exons ATGTTGCATAGAGCAGCAAGCAATGCATATTCATGGTGGTGGGCAAGCCACGTAAGGACAAAACAGTCAAAATGGCTGGAAGAAAACCTCCAAG ATATGGAGGAGAAGGTGACTATCACACTCAAAATCGTTGATGATGATGGGGACTCCTTTGCACAGAGAGCAGAGATGTATTACAGGAAAAGGCCAGAGCTGATAAACTTCATTGAAGACTCATTTCGAGCGTATCGAGCTTTAGCAGAGAGATATGATAGCCTTTCACGCGAGCTTCAAAGTGCCAACCGCACCATTGCAACAGTTTTTCCAGAAAGAGTTCAGTATGCAATGgctgatgatgaagaagaaaattctTCTGAAACATCTACTTCTTCTGGTGGTCCCAACAAACCCACCGAAGGTTCTCCATCCGACTCCAAATCTACCATCCCAAAAGTCCCGAAGATTCCGAAGAAGGATTTCAGAAGCCCATCCAGGTTGACGTCAAGGAAGGGGTATGAACCACTTAAAAGAATGGCTAGCTCTGCTAAGACTGCCGCTATTCCAATTTCAGGGCTGAACAAAACAGAGGCACTCCAAGAAATTGATAAGCTTCAGAAAGGAATTTTGGCACTGCAAACGGAAAAGGAGTTTGTTAAATGCATGTATGAGCATGGATATCAAAAGTACTGGGATATTGAGAATCAAATCACTGAAATGCAAAAAAAAGTTAGCAGTTTACAAGATGAGTTTGGAATTGGGACAATAATTGAAGATAACGAAGCTCGAACATTGATGGCGGCCACTGctatgaaatcatgccaagagACTTTGGTTAAGTTGCAAGAGAAGCAAGGGCAATCAGAGGAAGAGACAAGAGTAGAGAACCGAAGAATCAACGAAGCCCACGAAAAGTTTGAGACCATCAAAGATGAATTTCTTTCGAAACACAAACGAACAGAGGAATTCGAGTTGCTGGATGGAGAGATTTCCAGCAAAGCACTGGAAAAACATGAACACGATTGCGAAATGTTAAGGAAGACGATTATGGAACAGCTTGAAATGAATTCTTCAAACTCTCCCATCACTGTGACAGAAATGGCAGAGAAAATTGATGAACTGGTAAACAAAGTTGTTATTCTGGAAACTTCAGTATCTTCTCAGTCTTCTCTGGTAAAAAGATTAAGATCAGAAACAGATGAATTGCACGCCCACATTCGAAGCCTGGAGGAGGAGAAGGAGACTCTGATGGAAAGTTCAGAACGTATGAGCAAGAAGCTACAAGAGTTGGAGGAAGAGTTGCGGAGGGTGAAAATTCTCAACCGCAACGTTGAAGATGAAAATAACAACCTCCGAACACATTTTACAGAAGCCAGTTGTAATCTTGATCATCTTTCTGACAAATTGCAGACTGTGAAGCAGGATGAGGAGGTTGATGAGCATAGAAGACTGTTCCAGAAAGTAAGAGCAGTTCCTGATCATGCTAAACCAGACATGGAGTCTGGAGAAGATAAAAGCAAGCATGCTTCTGATGATGAATATTCAGTCTCGAAAGAAGTCATAaagaaggaagaggaagagaagaaaGATGAGGAAAGCTTCGGTCTTATGAGTGAAAAATCTCATGAACCAATTCATAaccaggaagaagaagaagaagaagaagggaaggaagaaTTATCTGAGATGGTAGACAATGATGTTGATGGAAAGCAACAGGAACtggaagaagagaaagaagaagaaaatcaacCAAACTGGAGGCAAATGTTCCTCAAAGGATTAGAGGATAGAGAAAAGATTCTGCTGGAGGAGTATACCTCTGTTCTTCAGGATTACAAGGAAGTAAGGAAGAAGCTGAGTGAAGTAGAAAACAAGAACAGAGATGGCATATTTGAATTGGCAATGCAAGTAAGAGATCTAAAGCATCATATCGCTACAAAGGACGAGGAAATCAAATGCTTACAACACAAAGCCAACTTCCAGCAAGCATCAAATCCAGATGAAAGTCCATCTGCTTGTTCTACAGAATATAAATACGCGAATCTTGAACCCCAATCAGCTCATTCACCATACCATCATGGGAGTCCATCTCTAAATTTGGATGAGTCCATTTACCAGGCTGGTGAACATGAAAAGTTCACAGTATCACCGCCAATGAAGGATCAGAAAATAACCAAGAAAAAGCGGATTCCTAAGTCCCATACTGTTTCAACAATTGAAGAAAGATTACGTTCGAACATCGATGAACTGCTGGAGGAGAACCTCGAATTCTGGCTGAGGTTCAGCACGTCAGTTCATCAAATACAGAAGTTCCAGACTTCCATCGATGATTTAGAGTCTGAGTTCTCCCTACTGATGAATAAAAGGAAGGAAGAAGGAGGAACAAGCTCCAAACAGCACTCACTACAATCAGATGCCCGGCCTATATACAGACACCTGAGAGAGATCAAAACCGAACTTTCATTATGGTTGGAACACAATGCAGTACTGAAAGATGAACTGGAAGATAGATTCTCATCCTTGTGTAACATCCAAGATGAGATATCAAGAATTTCCGATGCAAGTTCAAAACTAGAGAAGATAGAGCTCAGTGACTACCAGGCAGCAAAGTTTCAAGGTGAGGTCCGCAATATGAAACAGGAGAACAACAAGGTTGTAGAAGAACTGCAAGTTGGTCTCAATCGTGTTAAAGCTCTCAAAGTTCAAGTTGAGAAGACACTGTCAAGAATGGATGTGGAACTCGGAATTTCCCCGCTGAAAAACAGCCACCCCACTATGAAACAGGCGGCCAATCGGGTCCGGATTCCATTGAGGTCTTTCTTGTTTGGTGTCAAGTTGAAACGGCAAAAGCCATCAATCTTTTCATGTGTCAGTCCTGCAGTAAATAAACACAGTAATCTACCAGCAAGCGCAATACCACCATCATAG